The following proteins come from a genomic window of Gimesia chilikensis:
- a CDS encoding DEAD/DEAH box helicase — protein MSFYGYHPIIEKWFRKRFAGPTEPQQQGWPCINRGEHTLISAPTGSGKTLTAFLSVIDRIVKRSLEGDLDDETVVVYVSPLRALSNDMHRNLTEPLEEISALLEEEGYLFTPIRIGLRTGDTPSSQRTALVRRPPHILVTTPESLYLMLTGTKSRETLKTVETVIVDEIHALLRDKRGSHWSLTLERLETLVEHPLQRIGLSATQKPLERVAQYLVGNRPEIEITSSAPPEQENAHPEQTCRIVNIGHSRTLDVAIQVPPSELSAICTHEQWAEVLDQIVALIESHHSTLIFVNTRRLAERITHQLTERLGEEVVGSHHGSLSAKIRHRTEQKLKTGELKAVIATASLELGIDVGYIDLVVQIGSPRGIATFLQRIGRSGHSLGLVPKGRIFALSRDELMESMALVRSIKQGILDTVRMPEAPIDILAQQIVAEVSSQEWNTEELFAAVTRSYSYRNLKRTDFDSTIQFLSEGISSTAGRSRVYLHHDQVQKRVRSRKNARLVSTMNGGAIPEIASYRVVTEDDQTVVGSVDEEFAVESMAGDVFLLGNTSWQIRYVRGGDVTVVDAHGAPPSIPFWFGEAPGRSLELSTEISHLREELSQRIEDPEQAILWLTTECNVDEWAAKQTVEYIQAQKAALGMVPTQKRIVFERFFDESGGMQLVIHAPFGGDINRAWGYTMRKRFCRSYNFELQATADDNGIILSLGPQHSFPLESLFSMLNTSNVQQLSEQAILDHPMFHVRWRWNVTRSLLVSRMQNGKKVPPPLQRFRAEDLLTAVFPRLTGCPENEIGEIVRPDHILVDQTLYDCLNEQLDIDGLKQVLLEIEQDQIKLIPRDTREPSPFCYELLNSSPYTFLDGGEAQERRARAVATRHTLSVESVEDLGRLSPEAIAQVCQEAQPLVRNADEFHDVLLGRIHLPINQCPDWADWYRELEATGRATTLTRAIDNTIPSWVATERLPAALAAFPDSSHAPAVEVPAGVQQEWESTEARTAIIRGLLDTCGPLSVAELADLAGMTESQTEAALYALEGEGSAMQGYFRVKDPNWDQSAAEGQEQAEVKESDNVVPPKEWCHRRLLSRIHRLTLQGLRAQVQPVDPSVFIRYLTHHHGLAGGEKRTGTNGLFEVLSMLQGIDIPAVCWERDILPARLSNYQSSQLDELCFTGEIGWGRLYPPKRNPDQGKPMTGITRNAPVSFFLREDIPWLTCFNLVQSESESEESCLSSPAQEVQELLTQRGALFATDLMTATESLPSQIADSLGELIARGLVTSDSFSGMRQFTQDRATQKRRSSRKSRIGLVRKRSTPNNTGRWSIWRREPEEPIEERGLKHYENVEQWAWQLLRRWGVVFRDLLIREPGAPRWFELLQIFRRLEARGEIRGGRFVTGVAGEQFAMSGTIQELRKLRDESGCDELTILSAADPLNLVGILTKDARVPSTAHNRLAYWNGNLIAYSKSEELFLVTKVNDKIKRELVLGFGLPLPAGSSPEQNTVEDETDSSDELQTVEATETESPVEESTPRKSPRPSFL, from the coding sequence ATGTCATTCTACGGCTATCACCCCATCATCGAAAAGTGGTTTCGCAAACGCTTTGCGGGCCCTACCGAACCGCAGCAGCAGGGCTGGCCCTGCATCAACCGGGGTGAGCACACACTGATTTCCGCCCCTACCGGTAGTGGTAAGACATTGACGGCGTTCCTGTCAGTGATCGATCGCATCGTGAAACGCTCACTGGAAGGCGACCTCGATGATGAGACCGTGGTCGTCTACGTCTCCCCCTTACGGGCGCTCTCCAATGACATGCATCGGAACCTGACCGAGCCGCTGGAAGAAATTTCCGCACTGCTCGAAGAAGAAGGCTACCTGTTCACACCGATCCGCATCGGATTGCGCACCGGCGACACCCCTTCCTCACAGCGGACTGCGCTGGTCCGGCGTCCGCCCCATATTCTTGTGACGACTCCTGAATCGCTGTACCTGATGCTGACCGGCACCAAAAGCCGGGAGACATTGAAAACCGTCGAGACTGTAATCGTCGACGAAATCCATGCTCTGCTCCGCGACAAACGGGGATCGCACTGGTCGTTGACCCTCGAACGACTCGAAACACTGGTCGAGCATCCGTTGCAGCGAATTGGGCTGTCAGCGACGCAGAAGCCGCTGGAACGGGTCGCACAATACCTGGTAGGAAACCGTCCCGAGATAGAGATCACGAGTTCTGCTCCTCCGGAACAGGAGAATGCTCACCCCGAACAGACCTGCCGGATTGTGAATATCGGCCACTCCCGCACACTGGATGTGGCAATCCAGGTTCCCCCTTCGGAACTGAGTGCGATCTGCACTCACGAACAATGGGCGGAAGTGCTGGACCAGATCGTCGCGTTGATTGAATCGCATCACAGTACGCTGATCTTTGTCAACACACGGCGTCTGGCCGAACGGATTACCCATCAGTTGACCGAGCGACTGGGAGAAGAAGTCGTCGGCAGCCATCACGGATCGTTGTCCGCCAAAATCCGGCATCGTACCGAGCAGAAGCTGAAAACGGGGGAACTGAAGGCGGTCATCGCTACCGCGTCACTTGAGCTGGGAATCGACGTCGGCTACATCGACCTGGTGGTACAGATTGGTTCGCCACGGGGCATCGCGACCTTCCTGCAACGGATCGGTCGCTCGGGGCACTCACTGGGACTGGTGCCTAAAGGACGGATCTTCGCGCTCTCCCGCGATGAATTAATGGAAAGCATGGCCCTGGTTCGGTCGATCAAGCAGGGAATCCTGGATACGGTCCGCATGCCGGAAGCCCCGATCGATATTCTGGCCCAGCAGATCGTGGCGGAAGTCTCCAGCCAGGAATGGAACACCGAGGAACTGTTTGCAGCGGTCACACGGTCGTATTCCTATCGCAATCTGAAGCGGACCGACTTCGACAGCACGATTCAATTTCTGAGTGAAGGCATCAGCAGCACAGCCGGCCGCAGTCGCGTCTATCTGCACCACGACCAGGTACAGAAACGAGTCCGCAGTCGCAAGAATGCGCGTCTCGTCTCGACGATGAACGGCGGTGCGATTCCGGAAATCGCCTCGTACCGTGTCGTCACCGAAGACGATCAGACGGTGGTCGGATCGGTGGATGAAGAATTCGCCGTGGAAAGCATGGCCGGGGATGTCTTCCTGCTGGGCAACACGTCCTGGCAGATCCGCTACGTGCGTGGCGGCGATGTGACTGTCGTCGATGCCCACGGTGCGCCGCCGTCAATTCCCTTCTGGTTTGGTGAAGCACCGGGACGTTCGCTGGAGCTCTCGACCGAGATCTCGCATCTGCGGGAAGAACTTTCGCAGCGGATTGAAGATCCCGAACAGGCGATTCTCTGGCTGACGACCGAATGCAATGTCGATGAGTGGGCGGCTAAACAGACGGTGGAATACATTCAGGCCCAGAAAGCGGCCCTGGGAATGGTGCCCACGCAGAAACGAATTGTCTTCGAGCGGTTCTTTGATGAATCCGGGGGCATGCAGCTGGTGATTCACGCCCCTTTTGGTGGCGACATCAACCGGGCCTGGGGTTATACAATGCGCAAGCGGTTCTGCCGCTCTTACAATTTTGAGCTGCAGGCGACCGCCGACGATAACGGTATCATTCTCTCGCTCGGGCCGCAGCACAGCTTTCCGCTGGAAAGCCTGTTTTCGATGCTCAATACCAGCAACGTGCAACAGCTGTCCGAACAGGCCATTCTGGATCATCCCATGTTCCACGTCCGCTGGCGGTGGAATGTGACCCGCTCCCTGCTCGTCTCCCGCATGCAGAACGGAAAAAAAGTTCCACCTCCGCTGCAGCGGTTTCGCGCCGAAGACCTTTTGACCGCCGTTTTCCCCCGACTGACCGGCTGTCCGGAGAACGAGATCGGCGAGATTGTCCGCCCCGATCATATTCTCGTCGACCAGACACTCTATGACTGTCTTAACGAACAACTCGATATCGACGGGCTCAAACAGGTCTTACTGGAAATTGAGCAGGACCAGATCAAGCTGATCCCCCGCGATACCCGGGAGCCGTCCCCCTTTTGTTATGAGCTTTTGAATTCCAGCCCCTATACCTTCCTGGACGGGGGCGAAGCCCAGGAACGACGCGCCCGAGCCGTGGCAACGCGGCACACACTGTCTGTGGAAAGCGTGGAAGATCTGGGACGTTTGTCGCCCGAGGCGATCGCGCAGGTCTGTCAGGAAGCGCAGCCCCTGGTTCGCAATGCAGACGAATTCCACGATGTCCTGCTGGGACGGATTCATCTTCCCATCAACCAGTGTCCCGACTGGGCCGACTGGTATCGGGAACTTGAAGCCACAGGACGCGCGACGACACTCACACGTGCGATTGACAATACAATTCCAAGTTGGGTAGCGACCGAACGACTGCCTGCAGCCCTGGCCGCTTTCCCCGATTCCTCACATGCACCGGCAGTCGAAGTTCCTGCAGGCGTACAGCAGGAATGGGAGTCGACCGAGGCCCGCACGGCCATCATTCGGGGACTGCTGGATACCTGCGGCCCCCTGTCGGTGGCGGAGCTTGCGGATCTGGCTGGCATGACCGAATCGCAAACCGAAGCGGCCCTGTATGCACTCGAAGGCGAAGGCTCTGCCATGCAGGGTTACTTCCGCGTTAAAGATCCAAACTGGGATCAGAGTGCAGCTGAGGGTCAGGAGCAGGCGGAAGTGAAAGAGTCAGACAACGTCGTCCCGCCCAAAGAATGGTGTCATCGCCGGCTGCTGTCCCGTATTCATCGTCTGACGCTGCAGGGACTAAGGGCCCAGGTACAGCCTGTTGATCCCAGTGTGTTTATTCGTTATCTCACGCATCATCATGGACTGGCTGGCGGCGAGAAACGGACCGGCACGAATGGTCTGTTCGAAGTACTCTCGATGCTGCAGGGGATCGACATCCCGGCGGTCTGCTGGGAACGGGATATCCTGCCGGCACGCCTTTCGAACTATCAGAGCAGTCAGTTGGACGAACTCTGTTTCACCGGCGAGATTGGCTGGGGGCGACTCTATCCTCCCAAGCGCAACCCGGATCAGGGGAAACCGATGACCGGCATCACCCGCAATGCGCCGGTGTCGTTCTTTCTCCGCGAGGATATCCCCTGGCTGACCTGTTTTAACCTGGTGCAGTCAGAGAGTGAATCAGAAGAATCCTGCCTGAGCAGCCCGGCACAGGAAGTACAGGAACTGTTGACCCAGCGTGGTGCCCTGTTTGCCACCGATCTGATGACGGCGACCGAGTCACTCCCTTCGCAGATCGCTGATTCACTAGGCGAACTGATTGCCCGCGGTCTGGTCACTTCAGACAGTTTTTCCGGCATGCGACAGTTTACGCAGGACCGCGCTACACAGAAACGGCGTTCTTCGCGGAAATCGCGGATCGGTCTGGTCCGCAAACGTTCGACTCCCAACAACACCGGACGTTGGTCAATCTGGCGACGCGAGCCTGAGGAACCAATTGAAGAACGGGGACTCAAGCATTACGAAAATGTCGAACAGTGGGCGTGGCAGCTGCTCAGGCGGTGGGGCGTGGTATTCCGCGACCTGCTGATTCGTGAACCCGGTGCGCCGCGGTGGTTTGAACTGCTGCAGATCTTTCGTCGGCTCGAAGCCCGCGGTGAAATCCGCGGGGGGCGTTTTGTGACGGGCGTAGCTGGCGAGCAGTTTGCCATGTCGGGTACGATTCAGGAACTGAGAAAGTTACGGGATGAATCGGGCTGTGATGAACTGACGATTCTGTCCGCAGCCGACCCTCTGAACCTGGTGGGCATTCTGACCAAAGACGCACGCGTTCCCAGCACGGCTCACAATCGCCTGGCTTACTGGAACGGAAACCTGATCGCCTACTCGAAGAGCGAAGAACTGTTCCTGGTAACCAAGGTCAACGACAAAATTAAACGGGAACTCGTGCTCGGCTTCGGGCTCCCCTTGCCCGCAGGATCCAGTCCGGAACAGAACACAGTCGAAGATGAAACGGACTCCTCAGACGAGTTGCAGACAGTCGAAGCAACAGAAACCGAGAGCCCGGTTGAAGAGTCGACGCCACGAAAATCACCTCGCCCCTCATTTCTCTAA
- a CDS encoding NfeD family protein, whose amino-acid sequence MKHVNQMFLALILGLLVLNGNSALQADPAKQAPKSDKPADPPAKKAEPDGPPSIPAQFMSIESPVGEVTYGRVTNAALALQNEAAQAGETGYLVLKITPGSSPFHQVQGLAKFLASSKLSSLKTIAWIPETVIGNNVVLALACDEIVMHPDAELGDIGYGKALDRDEQQFVLSIVEKRHNPKLSRALALGMMDPQQAVLKVKIQQGEGKNKQVESRVVTPEELKRLRDNQAVITDVETIKEVGSLGVFSGSKARAVDVLVQQLAHSRGDLSEFYGIPREKLRDDPTVGEAPKVMLIKVDGMISPILETFIERQINRAVNSGANMLVFEIDSGGGYLLSGMNLANRIADLESSKVRTVAYIPERAMSSAAIIALGCDEIFLKPNGQIGDAGVMHENKNGQFEFVPEKILSPIRVTIRDLAEKKGRPPAVCEAMMDKDLEVFEVTNSKTGQLWFMSDTEIHESNGEWIKGPMIPESKKGNLLTVNGVRAHELKLAEPPVRDMDELKQRLGIAAGVNLKAVGRTWVDTLVFYLNTGAVTFLLFFMGALFIYLELYTLTGMFGIMSAVCFGLFFWSKFLGGTAGYLEIVLFVIGMICILMEIFVIPGFGIFGVSGGLLIVSSIILASQTFGDFNTLRPGSDFTNMTNTVGTMSASLVTVIVLALILNRFLPESRLMSSIILAPPGDNQRPGGHEIRLDPELLGNFDSVQRHGLELKVGMQGVTTSVLRPAGRVEIEGVWIDVISEGPYIQVGVPVEISQIQGNEIVVREVSPDEETA is encoded by the coding sequence ATGAAACACGTCAACCAGATGTTCCTGGCCTTGATTCTGGGACTTTTAGTGCTCAACGGAAATTCTGCACTCCAGGCTGATCCTGCCAAACAGGCTCCCAAATCCGATAAACCAGCGGATCCACCTGCGAAGAAAGCCGAGCCCGACGGGCCCCCATCGATTCCCGCACAGTTTATGTCAATCGAAAGTCCCGTGGGTGAGGTCACCTACGGACGCGTGACCAATGCCGCCCTGGCACTGCAGAACGAAGCCGCTCAAGCCGGAGAGACAGGCTATCTGGTGCTTAAAATCACACCCGGTTCGAGCCCCTTTCACCAGGTGCAGGGGCTGGCGAAATTTCTGGCCTCGTCTAAATTATCCAGCTTGAAAACAATTGCGTGGATCCCGGAAACGGTCATTGGTAACAACGTGGTTCTGGCGCTGGCCTGTGATGAAATCGTGATGCACCCCGATGCGGAACTGGGTGATATCGGATACGGTAAAGCACTGGATCGGGACGAACAGCAGTTTGTGCTCTCGATCGTGGAAAAACGGCACAATCCCAAACTGAGCCGGGCACTGGCTCTGGGCATGATGGATCCGCAGCAGGCCGTGCTGAAAGTGAAAATCCAGCAGGGCGAAGGCAAGAATAAGCAGGTCGAATCGCGGGTGGTCACTCCCGAAGAACTGAAGCGACTGCGGGACAATCAGGCTGTGATCACCGATGTGGAAACCATCAAAGAAGTCGGTTCGCTGGGCGTTTTTTCGGGCAGCAAAGCCCGGGCCGTCGATGTTCTGGTCCAGCAACTGGCCCATTCCCGGGGAGATCTTTCCGAATTCTACGGCATTCCACGGGAAAAGCTGCGCGACGATCCGACGGTGGGAGAAGCACCTAAAGTAATGTTGATCAAGGTCGACGGGATGATTTCACCCATTCTGGAAACATTCATCGAACGGCAGATCAATCGGGCCGTCAATTCCGGGGCCAATATGCTGGTGTTTGAAATCGATTCTGGCGGTGGATACCTGCTTTCCGGGATGAATCTGGCGAATCGGATTGCCGATCTCGAATCCAGTAAGGTTCGCACCGTTGCGTATATTCCCGAACGTGCCATGAGCAGTGCGGCGATTATTGCCCTGGGCTGTGACGAGATTTTTCTCAAACCCAACGGCCAGATTGGCGACGCGGGGGTCATGCATGAGAACAAAAATGGGCAGTTCGAATTCGTACCGGAAAAAATTCTGAGTCCGATCCGGGTGACGATTCGCGATCTCGCAGAAAAGAAAGGCCGGCCACCAGCGGTCTGTGAAGCGATGATGGATAAAGACCTGGAAGTCTTTGAAGTCACCAACAGCAAAACCGGTCAGCTCTGGTTCATGTCCGATACTGAAATTCATGAATCGAATGGGGAATGGATCAAAGGCCCGATGATTCCCGAGTCGAAGAAAGGCAACCTGCTGACCGTTAATGGCGTCCGGGCTCACGAACTCAAGCTCGCGGAACCTCCCGTGCGTGACATGGATGAACTCAAGCAGCGACTGGGAATTGCCGCTGGTGTCAACTTGAAAGCGGTTGGGCGTACCTGGGTCGATACCCTCGTTTTTTACCTTAACACGGGAGCGGTGACCTTTCTGCTATTCTTTATGGGTGCCCTGTTCATCTACCTCGAACTTTATACGCTGACCGGGATGTTCGGAATTATGTCAGCCGTCTGTTTCGGCTTGTTTTTCTGGAGCAAATTCCTGGGAGGGACGGCTGGATACCTCGAGATCGTCCTGTTCGTGATCGGCATGATCTGCATTCTGATGGAGATCTTCGTCATTCCCGGTTTCGGGATCTTCGGCGTTTCCGGAGGGCTGCTGATCGTCTCTTCGATTATTCTTGCCAGCCAGACCTTCGGGGATTTCAATACATTGCGCCCCGGTTCCGATTTCACCAACATGACCAACACGGTCGGCACCATGAGTGCGTCGTTGGTAACGGTTATTGTGCTGGCGTTGATTCTGAATCGATTTCTGCCCGAGTCGCGGCTGATGAGTTCGATTATTCTCGCACCCCCGGGCGACAATCAACGTCCTGGTGGTCACGAGATCCGGCTGGACCCCGAACTGCTCGGCAACTTTGACAGTGTCCAGCGCCACGGCTTGGAGTTAAAAGTGGGCATGCAGGGGGTCACCACATCCGTTTTACGACCCGCTGGACGGGTTGAAATTGAGGGAGTCTGGATCGATGTGATCAGCGAAGGCCCCTATATTCAGGTCGGTGTACCGGTAGAAATTTCCCAGATTCAAGGGAATGAAATTGTGGTGCGTGAAGTAAGTCCCGATGAGGAAACTGCTTAG
- the rpsO gene encoding 30S ribosomal protein S15, which yields MSVTQERRAELIQEYQSKQGDTGSAEVQIAVLTERIVNLTEHLRSNVKDHASRRGLLQMVSRRRGLLDYLHKKNAESYREILDRLNIRK from the coding sequence ATGTCAGTCACTCAGGAACGAAGAGCAGAATTGATTCAAGAGTATCAGTCGAAACAAGGGGATACCGGATCTGCTGAAGTGCAGATTGCTGTGCTTACCGAACGGATTGTAAATTTAACCGAGCACCTCCGGTCCAACGTTAAAGATCACGCGAGTCGTCGTGGCCTGCTGCAGATGGTCAGCCGCCGCCGTGGTCTGCTGGATTATTTGCACAAAAAGAATGCAGAAAGCTATAGGGAAATTCTCGATCGGCTGAATATCCGAAAGTAA
- the pnp gene encoding polyribonucleotide nucleotidyltransferase: MKVVVECEVGGQKLSLTTGQLAKQAAGSVLIQYGETVVFVATATGPAREGTDFFPLTVDYRERAAAAGKFPGGFLKREGRPTTKEILTARLTDRPIRPLFPKEFKDELQVMSNVMSCDGFNDPDVLSINAASAALCLSPVPFQGPIAAVRLGRINGELITLPTREQIAESDLDLIVAGSSKSVLMIEGFGSQIPEDEMSAAIMHAHSELKKIIDLQLELREKAGIEPFQYEAPPENPFIAKLDDPIYQKLAAAMQSTVKAERREGTKVIHNELVEKFFPEEAKETADGATRAQFEEAFHDLEQRAVRELAMSGRRLDGRTPDQLRDVACETSTLPRVHGSAVFTRGETQSMATVTLGTSRDQQRVDGLFEEELQRFMLHYYFPSFSVGECRPIRGPGRREIGHGCLAERSVAPVLPSEEDFPYTIRVISDILESNGSSSMASVCSATLSLMDAGVPLRQPVAGISIGLVTQGDDFKVLTDIIGDEDHFCDMDFKVAGTQKGITGIQLDLKNDGIGEDIIKATLEAAKKARLELLRTMLTAIRRPRAEISAYAPRLHQTKINPEKIGLLIGPGGKTIRAIQEDTGATIDIQDDGTVTISGGNVEIVEKALAHIEALTEEIRVGRIYDGVVSSIKEFGAFIEIAPGKDGLCHISELSDGFVKSVSDICKMGDRLQVKVIAVDDQNRVKLSRKAVLAEQAGAEGNGDAVAAEEE, translated from the coding sequence GTGAAAGTAGTTGTTGAATGTGAGGTTGGCGGACAGAAACTTAGTCTTACAACTGGTCAGTTAGCGAAGCAGGCCGCAGGGTCTGTTCTTATTCAGTATGGTGAAACTGTCGTCTTTGTCGCAACGGCGACAGGCCCTGCAAGAGAGGGGACTGACTTTTTCCCTCTGACAGTTGATTATCGGGAACGGGCTGCTGCTGCAGGCAAGTTCCCCGGTGGATTTTTGAAACGGGAAGGACGTCCTACCACCAAGGAAATCCTGACGGCACGCTTGACCGACCGTCCGATTCGTCCCCTGTTTCCCAAAGAATTTAAAGATGAACTGCAGGTCATGTCTAACGTCATGTCCTGCGATGGATTTAACGATCCTGACGTGCTGTCAATCAACGCGGCCAGTGCGGCACTGTGCCTCTCTCCGGTTCCCTTCCAGGGACCAATCGCCGCCGTTCGCCTGGGACGCATCAATGGCGAACTGATTACCTTGCCGACTCGGGAACAGATCGCTGAAAGCGACCTGGACCTGATCGTTGCCGGCTCAAGCAAATCGGTTCTGATGATCGAAGGTTTCGGAAGCCAGATTCCTGAAGACGAAATGTCTGCAGCAATCATGCACGCTCATTCTGAGCTGAAGAAGATCATTGATCTGCAGCTGGAACTGCGTGAAAAGGCCGGTATTGAGCCCTTCCAGTACGAAGCACCTCCGGAAAATCCCTTCATCGCGAAACTGGATGATCCCATCTACCAGAAACTGGCCGCTGCCATGCAGAGCACGGTCAAAGCAGAACGTCGTGAAGGCACCAAAGTCATTCACAACGAACTGGTAGAAAAGTTCTTCCCCGAAGAAGCAAAAGAAACAGCAGACGGTGCAACTCGCGCTCAGTTCGAAGAAGCCTTCCATGATCTGGAACAACGGGCCGTTCGCGAACTGGCTATGAGCGGTCGTCGTCTGGACGGTCGTACTCCCGATCAGCTGCGGGATGTCGCCTGTGAGACATCGACACTCCCTCGCGTGCACGGTTCTGCCGTCTTCACACGTGGCGAAACTCAGTCGATGGCAACCGTTACCCTGGGCACATCACGTGACCAGCAGCGGGTCGACGGTCTGTTTGAAGAAGAACTGCAGCGGTTCATGCTGCACTACTACTTCCCTTCGTTCTCCGTGGGTGAATGTCGCCCGATTCGTGGACCAGGACGTCGTGAAATTGGTCACGGCTGTCTGGCAGAACGTTCCGTTGCACCGGTACTGCCCAGCGAAGAAGACTTCCCTTACACCATCCGCGTGATCTCCGATATTCTGGAATCCAACGGTAGTAGCTCGATGGCCTCTGTCTGCTCGGCGACTCTCTCGCTGATGGATGCTGGCGTCCCGCTGCGTCAGCCCGTTGCCGGGATCTCAATCGGTCTGGTGACTCAGGGAGACGACTTCAAAGTTCTGACTGACATCATTGGCGATGAAGACCACTTCTGCGATATGGACTTCAAAGTCGCCGGTACCCAGAAAGGGATTACCGGGATTCAGCTCGACCTGAAAAACGATGGTATTGGTGAAGACATTATCAAAGCAACTCTGGAAGCCGCCAAAAAGGCCCGTCTGGAACTGCTGCGAACCATGCTTACCGCCATTCGTCGTCCCCGGGCAGAAATCTCTGCCTACGCACCACGTCTGCACCAGACCAAGATCAATCCTGAAAAGATTGGTCTGCTCATCGGTCCGGGTGGTAAGACAATCCGTGCGATCCAGGAAGACACTGGTGCGACTATCGACATTCAGGACGACGGAACCGTTACCATCTCTGGTGGCAATGTAGAAATCGTTGAGAAAGCTCTGGCTCACATCGAAGCCCTGACCGAAGAAATTCGTGTCGGACGGATTTACGATGGTGTGGTCAGTTCGATCAAAGAATTCGGTGCATTCATTGAGATTGCTCCCGGTAAAGATGGACTCTGCCACATCAGCGAACTGTCGGATGGGTTCGTGAAATCGGTCAGTGACATCTGTAAAATGGGCGACCGTCTGCAGGTGAAGGTCATCGCCGTTGATGATCAGAACCGCGTTAAACTCTCCCGCAAAGCCGTTCTGGCTGAACAGGCTGGTGCGGAAGGAAATGGCGACGCTGTTGCAGCGGAAGAAGAGTAA